In Methanobacterium sp. Maddingley MBC34, the sequence TACACCAACTCTTCCCATGCCCCTGTGGATACCAGTCTGAACCTGGCAGAGAAGATCCGTGTCGAAGAACAATTCCACAGCCGTACTCTGGGTGGACACATCTTCCATGCCTACATGGGAGAATCACACAGTGACCCTGAAGCACTGATGAGCCTCACCAATAAAATAGCCAAGAAATCTGATATAGGTTTCTGGGCATACAGCAGTGCCCTCAGTTTCTGCATAAAATGCAAAACCCTGATGAAAGGATTACAGGATAGCTGTGCTTCCTGCGGGGAACAAAAAGAAGTAGAATGGTATGACCGTATCACGGGATATGTCCAGCAAGTGGGTCGCTCTAAATCCGCCAGTGGAGGATGGAATCCGGGTAAAATGAAAGAGTTGATGGATAGGAGAAGGTATTAAACTTTCCCCATCTCTTTTTCTTTTTAATTTTTACTTTAATCTTTAATTTGTTTTTAAGCTTTTTTACAATTAAATTACTGTATGTGAATTAGTCAACATATTGAGTGAAAAACAGAATTTACACTTGATAATCTTGGAATACTGAAAAAACACCAGATAATAAACTCTTACTATAAATCCAAGGATAAATACTACATATTAAACGAAAGGAACATTGGCATAATCCTATGCTTAAAACAAAATTTAGTTATTGGCTTTTAATTCGCCTTTTAGATATTTCTTTTAACTGTTCAGCACTACCGATGGTTAATGCTCACGGGATATTCGAATATTACAAATCTTAATACTTAAAAACTGGAAATAAGACTAAAAAAGAATCTTATAATGATTTTGCATGAATTTAACCAGTTAAATATTTCAAACCGGCGATCTGGTTTAAAATATCGGTTTTAGTTAGAATTCCAACGGGTTTATCCTGTTCATCAGTGACAATAAGACGCCCAATTTTGTTTTTGTTCATAATTTGAATGGCTTCTGCAATCATCACGTCTTGTTTAACAGTTATTATGTACTTGGACATCAAATTGGTTATTTTAAGATCCATTTCTTCATTGGCAATTGCTTTGGTAATGTCAATAAGGGTTAAAATTCCTATAACACTATCATTTTCAACTACCGGGGCTCCGTCTATTCCATTATTGGATAGGATCCATGCTGCTTCCTTTATATCCATACTGGGATCCAGGGTTATAAGATCCTGACTGGCTATTTCCATCACTGATTTATGGGGTATGCTTCGTATATCTCTGACATCCAAGAGCAAAACACCATCCATATCATCCCTTCCAACAATAATACCATTCACAACGAGCTTATTCACGGGACTGGGCCCTACTCGTATTTTATCTCCAAGATCAAGCTGTTTAATATCTCCCATGACCTTTATAGTTGCTTCACACTCTCCAGGCTGAGGAAGGCTGGTGAATTCTATTCTGGTAACAGTTAAATTTTCCACCACTTTATCTTTTTTAAACAAAGGCACGGTTTCTTCGTCATCGGCAGCACTGAGATTTAAAGCATGGTATGCATCTATTGTTGGTTTATACCCGCCTCTTGGGCCTGGAACGCCTTTCACGATCCCCATACTTCTTAAGGATTGCATTTGATTTCGTATGGTTCCAGGGTTACGGTTCATAATCGCTGCAATATTTTCTCCTTTAATGGGCATGTAATTTGATTTATTATACAGATCAATCAAAACCTGCAATATCTCTTTTTGGACGGTTGTGAGCAGTAAAACACCTTCTAGTTGGTTATTATTGTTGTCAGGATTAATAATACCATTTGTTGTGGGGGTTATAACCTATGCAATCTGGGGTATATAAACCGAATCCAATATGGGGAATGGAAGTCCTTTTTTTTGCAATGTTTATTAAATGCGATTAATAATTCTTTTTATGTTTTGACGGGGGTTCAAATTGGTTTAATAAAAATAAAAAGATGGAATAATGAATTGATCAGGTTATGATCTCTTCTAAGCGATTTTCGCTAATTCCATTTTTGATTTCGAGTGCCATTCTACGGCCCATGCTCAATGGTTCTCCGTAATAGAGGTAGCTGTATGCGGATCCGTTCATGAAGGTGTTTGTTCCACCGTCTGACCGTGCACTCATTTCAAATACTACTATTTCCAAGTCATCGTTAACTAGAGTCTGCATACAGAACGGACCATTAAATCCTGGTGGTACCAGTTCTTTAGCACCCTCTGTGATTTTGTCTCCTATGTCAAATGCCTGTGGAAGTAGTGATTCTCTTAAAACTACAGGGTGATTACCTGTTACAACATATGAGGCATTTGCCCCGATGTCTAGCTGGTCTCTCGCAGGTACTCGGACTAAACCATCAATGGTGGATTCATATCTGCTGTCAATTCCTAAAAGCTCCACTTCATCCTTTAATCCTGAGAAGAAGTAATGAATACAATAATTACACCCTAATACGTATTCTTCCATGTGTGCATTTTTTATATCCTTTTCTTCAATCCATTTTCTCTCCAACATAGCCTCAATCTTCTGATCAAATTCTTCAGTTGAGTTGGCAACGAAGTATCCTCTTCCTCCTCTGGCTCCTGGGAACTTAACCATTACAGTTCCTTCAATTTTGCTGGGATTGTTTATTTTTTTAGGAATCCTAACCCCTGATTCAGTCATCAATTTTCTTTCCAGGTCCCTTTCCGCTTCCCATCTCAGAATGTCCCTATTTCCAAACATAGGAACGTTAAAAATAGTTTCAATATTATCAAGCCCAGCATAGGCCACGAAGGATCCATGTGGGAACACTATACTGTTCATATCCCTTAATTCCTGCTGGACATCCTCATTAATTATGTCACTAAATTTATCAACCATAATGAATTCATCAGCAACGTTAAATCTTTTGTAAGGAACTTCCCGTCCTTTTTCACAAACTACTGCCGTCCTGAACCCCTCTGCTTTTGCTCCCTGAAACATATGCAGGGATGAATGACTTCCTAAAGTCGCAATAGTTATGTCTTCCTTGTCATACCCATCCAAAACATCCAGAATTTCCTGCCGGTTTATTTTACTCATTTGTTAAATCCCTCCGCATGTTAATAAATATCTGGTTAAATAAACATGGTTAAGTTCTGATAGTTATCTTTTTCGTATTGATTTTTTGTGTGATGGGCGAGTCATTGCAGTAATACAGGCAGCATTAAACATTGTTTAAGGTTTTAAAAGAGAAAAGTAAGATAAATAAATTCTGTAAATCGGATTTCAAGCTTTTATTTATTTCTTAACTATATGTTTTTGGGTATTAATGTTTCCGGTTGTTGATTAATGTTTTTAATGTTGATCAGAAATGTTTTTATATCGTATCTGGTAATAGTAATTCATGTAGGTGATGGGTTCCACCTTATAACCGCGAAGTGCTGATGATCCCTGTAAACTTAGTTTGTGGAGGAATCATAGTTGCAAGCGGATTTAAACTCATCATTTGTGAAAATCACTTTTTTATATAATTTAGATTATTCAGGATCTACTTTAGAGTTATTAATACAGTTCATTTTAGGAAATATTTTTAGAATTCTGGCTATTTTAGATACATTTATTTTGTATTTACTGAATTTATTTCCACTTAAATTCAGATATAACTTGTTATTGAACAAATTTTCAGCCATCACTGGATTTACAATTGATAA encodes:
- a CDS encoding putative transcriptional regulator, C-terminal CBS domain containing protein (PFAM: Domain of unknown function; CBS domain) — its product is MPIKGENIAAIMNRNPGTIRNQMQSLRSMGIVKGVPGPRGGYKPTIDAYHALNLSAADDEETVPLFKKDKVVENLTVTRIEFTSLPQPGECEATIKVMGDIKQLDLGDKIRVGPSPVNKLVVNGIIVGRDDMDGVLLLDVRDIRSIPHKSVMEIASQDLITLDPSMDIKEAAWILSNNGIDGAPVVENDSVIGILTLIDITKAIANEEMDLKITNLMSKYIITVKQDVMIAEAIQIMNKNKIGRLIVTDEQDKPVGILTKTDILNQIAGLKYLTG
- a CDS encoding ATP-utilizing enzymes of ATP-grasp superfamily (probably carboligase) (PFAM: Domain of unknown function (DUF1297); Protein of unknown function (DUF1246)) codes for the protein MSKINRQEILDVLDGYDKEDITIATLGSHSSLHMFQGAKAEGFRTAVVCEKGREVPYKRFNVADEFIMVDKFSDIINEDVQQELRDMNSIVFPHGSFVAYAGLDNIETIFNVPMFGNRDILRWEAERDLERKLMTESGVRIPKKINNPSKIEGTVMVKFPGARGGRGYFVANSTEEFDQKIEAMLERKWIEEKDIKNAHMEEYVLGCNYCIHYFFSGLKDEVELLGIDSRYESTIDGLVRVPARDQLDIGANASYVVTGNHPVVLRESLLPQAFDIGDKITEGAKELVPPGFNGPFCMQTLVNDDLEIVVFEMSARSDGGTNTFMNGSAYSYLYYGEPLSMGRRMALEIKNGISENRLEEIIT